One Nitrospiria bacterium genomic window, GTGAAGGAGAAAATCAAGAAGCATTGTCCCAGGGTGAAATGGGTCTCCAATTATGCCGTTTTGGGACCCTATGATTATCTGGACGTGTTTGAGGCGCCGGATGAAATCACGGCCGGACAAGTCGCGACCATTGTTCGGTCTTTCGGCCATGCAACGACCGAGACCTGGCCGGCCATACCGTGGGAACAGTTTAGGGGGATGTTGGGGGAACTCGCCACATGAAGGATTTTGTCGAAGGGGCGTCGATCCGGATGTCATGGGACGTTGAATAAGAAATTCCGCTTGATTTTTTTTTCTGTGGGTGTGAGGATAACATGAAGAAGGGCGTGATCCGGTAACGGGAGACCGATGAGAAGAATCGGGGTATTGACCAGCGGGGGCGATGCCCCCGGAATGAATGCCGCGATCCGGGCCGTGACCCGGGCGGCGATTGCCGCGGGGATGGAGGTCTTCGGCATTCGACACGGGTATGCGGGGCTGATCGCCGGCGATGCCGTTCCGTTGACGGCGCGCGGGGTGGGCGGAATTCTTGAGCGGGGCGGAACCATGCTCGGGAGCACGCGCAGCCCGGAGTTTAAGACCGAACCGGCGCGACGCCGGGCCGTCTCGGCGCTCCAGGCTCAAGGGATCGAGGCCGTGGTGATCATCGGCGGGGACGGCTCCCAGGCCGGGGCATACGATCTTTCCCAGATGGGGGTGCCGGTGGTGGGGGTCGCCTCGACCATCGATAACGACCTGGCTGGCAGCGAGATCACCATCGGGGTTGATACCGCTCTCAATATCGCGCTGGAAGCGATCGACCGGCTCAAGACGACCGCCTCCTCTCACCAACGGGCCTTCCTGGTCGAAATGATGGGACGGGATTGCGGATACCTTGCGCTAATGGCCGGAATCGCGGGCGGCGCCGAGGTGATCGCCATTCCCGAAGCGCCCTGTGATCCGGAGATCATCGCTCAGGAACTTAGGGCCGCCTATGATCGGGGAAAATCCCACGCGATCGCCGTGATCGCCGAGGGGGCGAAATATAAGGCGGCCGAGATTGCGGCTTACTTTCATGAACACCATCAACGCATCGGGTTCGACCTTCGCGTGACGCTTCTTGGGCACGTGCAGCGGGGCGGCGCGCCGGGTGCGTTTGACCGAATCCTGGCCACGCGGCTGGGCGCCGGCGCGGTGGAAGCGCTGGTTCGGGGTCAGTCCGGCGTCCTGGTGGGACTATTGGAAGGTCGGGTTTCGACAACGCCGCTGGCCGAGGTGGCCCACGTCAGGAAGCCGCTGGATCTCAGTCTTCTGGAGTTGGCGCGCGTCTTAGCGCGATAATCCTTTATACCAAAAAAGTGACAATGGGGGGAATTCCGGAATATGAGAAAATTGGTGCTAGTCCGTCATGGCGAGAGCCTCTGGAACAAGGAAAACCGGTTTACCGGCTGGATCGATGTCGGACTGAGCGAAAAAGGGGCCCGCGAGGCGCTCGATGCCGCGCGTCTTCTGAAGCAGGAGGGATACACCTTCGATATCGCCTACACCTCGGTGCTCAAACGCGCGATCAAGACTCTCTGGATCATCTTGGAAGAGATGGATCTTATGTGGATCCCGGTCCATCGAAGCTGGCGGCTGAATGAACGGCACTACGGCGCGTTACAGGGGCTCGACAAAGCCGAGACGACCCGGCTCCACGGTGAAGAGCAGGTGCTGCGATGGCGCCGTGGCTACGATGTACGCCCCCCGTCGCTCACCCCGGATGACGAACGCTTCCCGGGCCGCGATCCCCGCTACACCGGACTCCGGCCGGATGAGCTGCCGTTGACCGAAAGTCTCAAGGACACGGTGGCGCGATTTCTTCCCTACTGGAATGAGACCATCGCCCCCGCGATCCAACGCGGCGGGCGGGTCCTGATCGCGGCGCACGGCAACAGCCTGAGGGCGTTGGTCAAGCATCTGGATCGGGTGTCGGACGAGGAGATCGTCGGGCTCAACATCCCCACCGGTATCCCTTTGGTCTATGAGCTCGAGGAGGATCTGAAGCCGGTTCGGAGTTTCTATCTGGGCGATCCCGCTCGTGCAAAGCGAGCGGCTCAGGCGGTCGCGAATCAGGCGAAGGGAAAAGCGAAGTGATACCGCGCGGCCTCCGTAAATCGGAATCCATTACAGGATGTGAGGCGATATTGTGAATCCTAAATCGGACGCTACTTCATCTATCCTTTGGTTTGAAGAGATCGGCATTAACGATGTCCCGAATGTCGGCGGAAAAAACGCATCACTGGGAGAAATGGTCCGGGAATTGACCTCCAAAGGAGTCAAGGTACCGAACGGGTTCGCGGTCACGGCGGCGGCCTATCGCGGTTTTCTCCGGGAAGCCCGTCTGGATCAAACCATCCGCGAAGCGTTGAAGGGATTGGATACGCGCGATCTGGAGAATCTTCGCCAACGGGGGCTTAAGATCCGCCAAGCGATTGTTTCGGCCAATCTCCCCAAGGAATTGGAGCACGCGATTACCGACGCCTATGATCGGTTGAGCGA contains:
- the pfkA gene encoding 6-phosphofructokinase; the protein is MRRIGVLTSGGDAPGMNAAIRAVTRAAIAAGMEVFGIRHGYAGLIAGDAVPLTARGVGGILERGGTMLGSTRSPEFKTEPARRRAVSALQAQGIEAVVIIGGDGSQAGAYDLSQMGVPVVGVASTIDNDLAGSEITIGVDTALNIALEAIDRLKTTASSHQRAFLVEMMGRDCGYLALMAGIAGGAEVIAIPEAPCDPEIIAQELRAAYDRGKSHAIAVIAEGAKYKAAEIAAYFHEHHQRIGFDLRVTLLGHVQRGGAPGAFDRILATRLGAGAVEALVRGQSGVLVGLLEGRVSTTPLAEVAHVRKPLDLSLLELARVLAR
- a CDS encoding GYD domain-containing protein, whose amino-acid sequence is MGTYILLTKVSPESMTSPDRLKKLEGEVKEKIKKHCPRVKWVSNYAVLGPYDYLDVFEAPDEITAGQVATIVRSFGHATTETWPAIPWEQFRGMLGELAT
- the gpmA gene encoding 2,3-diphosphoglycerate-dependent phosphoglycerate mutase, which encodes MRKLVLVRHGESLWNKENRFTGWIDVGLSEKGAREALDAARLLKQEGYTFDIAYTSVLKRAIKTLWIILEEMDLMWIPVHRSWRLNERHYGALQGLDKAETTRLHGEEQVLRWRRGYDVRPPSLTPDDERFPGRDPRYTGLRPDELPLTESLKDTVARFLPYWNETIAPAIQRGGRVLIAAHGNSLRALVKHLDRVSDEEIVGLNIPTGIPLVYELEEDLKPVRSFYLGDPARAKRAAQAVANQAKGKAK